In Hydrogenovibrio marinus, a single genomic region encodes these proteins:
- a CDS encoding penicillin-binding protein 1A, translated as MSDELRNDDYYDRQASEPENTPPKKKKRGFFKKFFWFSFFSGFFLFLAGVIYYAVTIYPTLPDASSLRDVSYQVPLKILTSDGKLISEIGTKKRIPLDYTQIPERMTQALVSAEDEDFFKHGGISFKGLARAVYELITTGHKKSGGSTITMQVARNFFLTKKKSYLRKLNEIVLSYKIEHQISKEEILALYMNKMFLGYRSYGFAAAAQTYYGKDLKDLSLNEFAMLAGLPKAPSRYNPIYNPERAKLRRDYVLKRMYENHYITEEEMNQAMAVPVHAKLTGSRIDVEAGYVAEMARDFAIEHFGDDALKNGLTITTTIDSHLQDVANKAVRDGLQSYEKRHGYRGVITHFAPTIMTDHAQLISELSDLKTFASLDVGAVTETTDDDATVMLEDGTVTHISLDSIKWANPYIDVNKTGPEPEKITDVLNVGDAIYLQLTDSGWQLAQNPKTEAALISVDPDNGGIKALVGGYDFFRSKYNRATQARRQVGSNIKPFLYSSALEDGMTAASIINDAPVVFHDAALEDVWRPENYSGRFYGPTRLRVALMHSRNLVSIRLLQHVGIAYAIKYIERFGFPKDQLNLHRDLSLALGSVQFTPEEVVRGYSTFANGGYLIDPFIIDKVQNFDGDVIYQANPQKACTVQCTPDDPTTAPKIITPQNAYIMTTMMQDVINHGTAQAARVLDRKDIAGKTGTTNDQKDAWFSGFNPHIATSVWVGFDQPSTLGRNEFAGRAALPIWIDYMREALKPYPNVPFAIPDGLVNVPIDKTTGNAVPADTPGAFFEVFREGHAPKVPNVSEKNIEEMTQKLFQ; from the coding sequence ATGTCAGATGAATTGCGAAATGACGATTATTACGATCGTCAAGCATCCGAACCAGAGAACACTCCCCCAAAAAAGAAAAAGCGTGGTTTCTTTAAAAAATTCTTTTGGTTTAGCTTCTTTTCAGGATTCTTCCTCTTTCTAGCCGGTGTCATCTACTACGCAGTCACAATTTACCCAACACTGCCTGACGCTTCGAGCCTGAGAGATGTTTCCTATCAGGTACCGTTGAAAATCCTGACATCGGATGGCAAGCTCATCAGCGAAATCGGTACGAAAAAGCGTATCCCGCTGGATTACACCCAAATTCCTGAACGCATGACTCAAGCCCTGGTATCTGCAGAAGATGAAGACTTCTTCAAGCATGGCGGTATCTCATTCAAGGGCTTGGCACGTGCCGTCTATGAACTGATTACCACCGGACACAAGAAATCAGGTGGTTCAACCATCACCATGCAGGTTGCCAGAAACTTCTTCCTGACCAAGAAAAAGAGCTATTTGCGTAAGCTGAACGAGATTGTGCTGTCTTACAAAATCGAGCACCAAATCAGTAAAGAAGAAATCCTCGCACTTTACATGAACAAGATGTTCTTGGGCTACCGTTCTTACGGTTTTGCCGCCGCAGCGCAAACCTATTATGGGAAAGACCTGAAAGACTTGTCGTTGAATGAGTTTGCGATGCTTGCCGGTTTGCCAAAAGCTCCTTCTCGCTACAACCCAATTTACAACCCTGAGCGAGCCAAACTTCGTCGTGATTACGTGCTGAAACGCATGTATGAAAACCACTACATCACTGAAGAAGAGATGAATCAGGCGATGGCAGTTCCTGTTCACGCCAAGTTAACCGGTTCCCGTATTGATGTGGAAGCAGGTTATGTCGCGGAAATGGCGCGTGACTTTGCTATTGAACACTTTGGGGATGATGCACTGAAAAATGGTCTAACCATCACGACCACCATTGATTCACATCTGCAGGATGTTGCCAACAAAGCCGTGCGAGACGGCCTACAAAGTTACGAAAAACGCCATGGATATCGTGGTGTTATCACCCACTTCGCCCCCACTATCATGACCGATCATGCACAATTGATTTCAGAACTTAGTGACCTGAAAACTTTTGCCTCCTTGGATGTCGGTGCTGTCACCGAAACCACCGATGACGATGCGACAGTGATGCTGGAAGACGGTACGGTAACACATATTTCTCTGGACAGCATCAAGTGGGCAAACCCATACATTGACGTCAACAAGACAGGTCCTGAACCGGAAAAAATCACCGATGTATTAAATGTTGGCGATGCCATTTACCTACAGTTGACCGATAGTGGTTGGCAACTCGCCCAAAATCCTAAAACTGAAGCGGCATTGATTTCCGTTGACCCTGACAACGGCGGTATCAAAGCTTTAGTCGGTGGTTATGATTTCTTCCGCAGCAAGTACAACCGTGCCACGCAGGCGCGTCGACAAGTCGGTTCGAACATCAAACCGTTTTTGTATTCCAGTGCATTGGAAGACGGTATGACTGCTGCCTCTATCATCAATGATGCGCCTGTTGTATTCCACGATGCCGCTTTGGAAGATGTTTGGCGCCCTGAAAACTACTCTGGTCGTTTCTATGGTCCGACCCGTTTAAGAGTTGCGCTCATGCATTCACGTAACTTGGTTTCCATCCGTTTGTTGCAGCATGTCGGTATTGCATATGCCATCAAATACATTGAACGTTTCGGTTTCCCGAAAGACCAACTGAACCTACATCGCGACTTATCTTTGGCATTGGGATCAGTACAGTTCACACCGGAAGAAGTGGTTCGCGGTTATTCTACTTTTGCCAATGGCGGTTATTTGATTGACCCGTTCATCATCGACAAAGTACAGAACTTTGATGGTGACGTCATTTATCAGGCGAATCCTCAGAAGGCCTGTACAGTGCAATGTACACCGGATGATCCAACCACTGCGCCAAAGATTATCACGCCACAAAATGCCTATATCATGACAACGATGATGCAAGATGTTATCAATCACGGTACAGCGCAAGCGGCCAGAGTATTGGATAGAAAAGATATCGCCGGTAAAACGGGAACGACCAACGACCAGAAAGATGCATGGTTCTCAGGGTTTAACCCACATATCGCGACCAGTGTTTGGGTAGGCTTTGACCAACCTAGCACCTTGGGACGTAATGAGTTTGCGGGGCGTGCGGCGTTGCCGATCTGGATTGACTACATGAGAGAAGCCTTGAAACCTTATCCGAATGTACCTTTTGCGATTCCGGATGGTTTAGTGAATGTTCCTATCGACAAAACCACGGGCAACGCCGTTCCGGCAGACACCCCCGGTGCATTCTTTGAAGTTTTCCGAGAAGGGCATGCTCCGAAGGTTCCTAACGTATCGGAAAAGAACATCGAAGAAATGACGCAAAAGCTCTTTCAATAG
- the adk gene encoding adenylate kinase, whose protein sequence is MKFILLGAPGAGKGTQAQFLTKQFNIPQISTGDMLRAAIKAGTDLGKQAKSFMDAGKLVTDEIIIGLVKERIQEADCANGFLLDGFPRTVPQADALKAAGVAIDAVIEIDVPDSEIVNRMAGRRVHPNSGRTYHLVYNPPKIEGKDDETGEDLIQRDDDQEHVVLDRLKVYHDQTAPLVDYYTKEAANDTSIKYIKVDGTQKIDDVEKAILSSLK, encoded by the coding sequence ATGAAATTCATTCTTCTAGGCGCACCAGGCGCGGGTAAAGGAACACAAGCACAGTTCTTAACCAAGCAATTCAACATCCCTCAAATCTCTACTGGCGACATGCTACGTGCCGCCATCAAAGCGGGAACGGACTTAGGAAAACAAGCTAAGTCTTTTATGGATGCCGGTAAATTGGTAACAGACGAAATCATCATCGGTTTGGTGAAAGAGCGCATTCAGGAAGCGGACTGTGCCAACGGTTTCTTGTTGGACGGCTTTCCTCGCACTGTTCCACAAGCGGATGCATTGAAAGCTGCTGGTGTTGCTATCGATGCTGTTATTGAAATCGATGTGCCAGATTCTGAAATTGTTAACCGTATGGCGGGACGTCGCGTTCACCCAAATTCAGGTAGAACTTACCACTTGGTTTACAACCCTCCTAAGATAGAAGGGAAAGATGATGAAACTGGTGAAGACTTGATTCAACGTGATGATGACCAAGAACATGTTGTATTGGATCGTTTGAAAGTCTATCACGATCAAACTGCACCTTTGGTCGACTACTACACAAAAGAAGCCGCCAACGATACTTCAATCAAGTACATCAAAGTAGACGGTACACAAAAAATCGATGACGTGGAAAAAGCGATTTTATCCTCATTGAAGTAA
- a CDS encoding site-specific DNA-methyltransferase, which translates to MKTIKPEILADNSEVTINSQQVETLKKHFPQCFDKDGNFIAEKLNEIVADSGTALSKESYGLNWLGKSYARLLANENPLTLLAEDKTHNQKPENKDSQNLLIKGDNLEVLKHLKGAYSESIKMIYIDPPYNTGSDGFVYQDDRKFTPEQLAELAGIETEEAKRILEFTQSKANSHSAWLTFMYPRLYIARELLKDDGVIFISIDENEASQLKILCDEIFGESNFITTFSRVMKSGGAKAKFVTPNVEFIHVYAKNIERAKHFRTSISEDQIRNYYNKVETSGPRTGEKYGEERLFLSSLTPRPNQRYWIECPDGSFAIPPGKNFPMEVVESQKVLPTSEDGCWRWTYETYKEAFLEKRILFKETDTSPLLNEKRERSKYNIYFKLWLKDQQEKGKTPGNLITKWENRHSSAELKDLGIPFEFAKPSMLIKYLIEIARVSSNDMILDFFSGSATTAQAVMQFNFDESSNLKFILIQIPEPTSPQSEARKVGYKTIFDISKSRIKKAAEKIRAENRDYNGDLGFKIFETLPIFEGYLDNIETLQGDIQDLFDGATLSDEQLEHLLTTWKVYDGTPLTQPLVETDLAGYTAFRHDKVLYLMHQGFKTESLKEFLSKLDTTTGTDKDFDVEKIVLFGYNFNSKNQLEINEAVRQYQNRKEKNVSVVVRY; encoded by the coding sequence ATGAAAACAATCAAACCTGAAATTCTTGCGGACAACTCTGAAGTCACTATCAATAGCCAACAAGTTGAGACTTTGAAAAAACATTTTCCTCAGTGTTTTGACAAGGACGGCAACTTTATTGCCGAAAAACTCAATGAAATTGTTGCTGATAGTGGTACTGCCCTCTCAAAAGAATCTTATGGTTTGAACTGGCTTGGCAAGTCTTATGCACGTTTATTGGCAAATGAAAACCCTCTGACGCTACTCGCAGAAGACAAGACACACAACCAAAAGCCAGAAAATAAAGACAGTCAAAACCTTTTAATTAAAGGTGATAACCTTGAGGTATTAAAACACCTTAAAGGAGCCTATTCTGAATCCATCAAAATGATTTACATTGACCCTCCGTACAACACGGGTTCGGATGGATTTGTCTATCAAGATGACCGTAAATTCACACCTGAACAATTGGCTGAATTAGCAGGAATTGAAACAGAGGAAGCCAAACGCATTCTGGAATTTACCCAAAGCAAAGCCAATAGCCATAGTGCATGGCTAACCTTTATGTACCCCCGTCTTTATATTGCCCGTGAACTTCTTAAAGATGATGGGGTTATCTTTATTTCGATTGATGAAAACGAGGCCTCACAATTAAAAATTTTATGTGATGAAATTTTTGGCGAATCGAATTTCATAACTACTTTTTCAAGAGTAATGAAATCAGGAGGAGCAAAAGCTAAATTCGTAACGCCTAATGTAGAGTTTATCCATGTTTATGCGAAAAATATAGAAAGAGCTAAACATTTTAGAACAAGCATCTCAGAAGACCAAATCAGAAATTATTACAATAAAGTCGAAACATCAGGGCCCAGAACTGGTGAGAAATATGGAGAAGAACGACTTTTTTTGTCCAGTTTAACGCCAAGACCAAATCAAAGATATTGGATAGAATGCCCCGATGGAAGTTTCGCCATTCCTCCAGGAAAAAACTTTCCTATGGAAGTAGTTGAAAGTCAAAAAGTTTTACCTACATCGGAAGATGGGTGCTGGCGATGGACGTATGAAACATATAAAGAAGCCTTCCTTGAGAAAAGAATTCTTTTCAAAGAGACTGACACTTCTCCTTTACTGAATGAAAAGAGGGAAAGATCAAAATATAACATTTACTTTAAACTTTGGTTGAAAGACCAACAGGAGAAGGGCAAAACACCCGGCAACTTGATTACTAAATGGGAGAATCGACATAGTTCAGCTGAGTTAAAAGACTTAGGCATTCCATTCGAATTTGCTAAACCATCAATGTTAATAAAGTACTTGATTGAAATCGCTAGAGTCAGTTCAAATGATATGATTCTGGATTTTTTTTCCGGTTCAGCAACAACTGCTCAAGCAGTGATGCAATTTAATTTCGACGAATCCAGCAATCTTAAATTTATTTTGATACAAATTCCAGAACCCACATCACCCCAATCTGAAGCTAGGAAAGTCGGTTACAAAACTATTTTCGATATATCAAAATCAAGAATTAAAAAAGCCGCTGAAAAAATCCGTGCAGAAAATCGCGATTACAACGGCGATTTAGGCTTCAAAATCTTTGAAACTCTGCCAATTTTTGAAGGGTATTTGGATAATATCGAAACCCTTCAAGGTGATATTCAAGACCTATTTGATGGTGCAACACTCTCAGATGAACAGCTTGAACATTTGCTGACCACATGGAAAGTGTATGACGGCACTCCTCTCACACAACCACTTGTTGAAACAGATTTGGCCGGTTACACAGCTTTCCGTCACGACAAAGTTTTGTATTTAATGCACCAAGGATTTAAGACAGAATCGTTAAAAGAATTCTTATCCAAGTTGGATACAACAACCGGCACTGATAAAGACTTCGATGTTGAAAAAATCGTGCTGTTTGGCTACAACTTTAACAGTAAAAACCAGCTTGAAATCAATGAAGCGGTTCGCCAGTACCAAAACCGAAAAGAGAAAAATGTCAGTGTTGTGGTGAGGTACTAA
- a CDS encoding type III restriction-modification system endonuclease translates to MMAGFNFEKDLAHQTDAAQSIMAVFGKVAKVEIHPQPAMAMLSNPVASFNSDVEFGMTVIDIQKNNQIIKPNSITTVNKRSRILDISMETGTGKTYTYTKAIFELNKAFGMTKFIVVVPTLSIKAGTVSFLRAEATKRHFMESYSDKQLKVHVVESQKGNRSKKAYMPHSIIEFVEAQKHANPALDKTIHVMVINAGMINSDTLSKKFDTRINDAYDNLFDAIASVNPITIIDEPHKFKQENATWQNILKFGSQYTLRFGATFDNNYENLIHELSAVDAFNQDLVKGVVADIEMFDDGSEEYIKLLSYGAKATREVEIISGKNKGQTANKEFPEATFEYFDGTKKKTFKLIEGESLSVIHSEMNGIYIEKLNTQKVLLSNGLELKSNQKISPYSYSSTIQDKMIAKAVKRHFEIEKSLLSRDVKIKPLTLFFIDDIEGYRGNHEITGDLKTKFEALLKQHIETLLKTDDITPFYRSYLESSLKDLSVCHGGYFAQDNSESDEAIEQEVAEILHDKETLLSLDNTRRFIFSKWTLREGWDNPNVFQICKLRSSGSQTSKLQEVGRGLRLPVNEFMSRVKNESFDLYYYVDFSERDFAEQLVNEINEKSGQTPVEELTKLTDEVVQRIVAKYPEQSADSIRNTLGEAGAIDFSGNFKEGGLDIIKAEFPNAFEATGGLKKGKVRVEGKTKSKASIRIGKYNELRELWEAINQRVILEYKIDDEYKFQTIFESYLLDNQETFKPRGSITQTKRLTFDQGLASLQEEDDLNNEILPIVTLHYRQFIEELAVLLGVNMITLHKAFLAVKDDLNINDYLSHQTIRTIKAQFHKYLLDHAFSKFHIGYQQVSNKVHPTVFTNEKGKPLTNIPAHNLGGHFDDSKPADQYLFEEVFYDSPLEQENIKKSITGVSVFTKIPRNSIRIPVAGGGTYSPDFAYVIEYDGGQKQLNLIIETKDKEKRALFDDEKQKLKHAQKLFSSLKKGFEVRFETQFKNTQIKELLQSAIKN, encoded by the coding sequence ATGATGGCTGGATTTAACTTTGAAAAAGATCTAGCTCACCAAACCGATGCCGCCCAATCCATTATGGCGGTGTTTGGCAAAGTGGCCAAGGTTGAAATTCATCCACAACCGGCTATGGCTATGCTGAGTAATCCAGTTGCATCTTTTAATAGCGACGTTGAATTTGGCATGACTGTGATTGATATTCAAAAAAACAATCAAATCATCAAACCCAATTCCATCACAACCGTGAATAAGAGAAGCCGTATTCTTGATATTTCAATGGAAACAGGTACAGGGAAAACCTACACCTACACCAAGGCTATCTTTGAACTCAACAAAGCCTTTGGAATGACTAAGTTTATTGTCGTTGTACCAACACTCTCTATCAAAGCCGGAACGGTCAGCTTTCTTCGTGCAGAAGCCACGAAACGGCACTTTATGGAAAGTTACAGCGATAAACAGTTAAAAGTCCATGTCGTTGAAAGTCAAAAGGGCAATAGAAGCAAAAAAGCCTATATGCCACACTCAATTATCGAATTTGTTGAAGCTCAAAAACACGCGAATCCAGCACTGGACAAAACCATTCACGTAATGGTTATCAATGCCGGAATGATAAACTCAGATACCCTAAGCAAAAAATTCGACACCCGTATTAACGATGCTTACGACAATCTTTTTGATGCAATTGCCTCGGTCAATCCGATTACGATTATTGACGAACCACACAAGTTCAAACAAGAGAATGCAACGTGGCAAAACATTCTCAAATTTGGCTCTCAATACACTCTACGATTTGGAGCAACGTTTGACAACAATTATGAAAACTTAATCCACGAACTCTCAGCAGTTGATGCCTTTAACCAAGACCTAGTTAAAGGTGTCGTTGCGGATATTGAAATGTTTGATGACGGCTCAGAGGAATACATCAAGTTACTTTCTTATGGTGCGAAAGCCACTCGTGAAGTGGAAATCATATCCGGCAAAAATAAAGGGCAAACCGCCAATAAGGAGTTCCCAGAAGCGACATTTGAGTATTTTGACGGCACCAAGAAAAAAACCTTCAAACTCATCGAGGGTGAGAGTCTATCTGTAATCCACTCGGAAATGAATGGAATCTATATTGAGAAATTAAACACCCAAAAAGTTCTGCTTTCTAATGGCCTGGAACTTAAAAGTAACCAAAAAATTAGCCCCTATTCTTATTCATCAACCATTCAAGACAAAATGATTGCCAAGGCAGTCAAACGTCATTTTGAAATCGAAAAATCGTTACTTTCTCGTGATGTAAAAATTAAGCCGTTGACCCTGTTTTTCATTGATGACATTGAAGGGTATCGTGGCAATCATGAGATTACCGGCGACCTTAAAACCAAATTTGAAGCCCTGCTGAAACAACATATTGAAACGCTTTTGAAAACGGATGATATAACGCCGTTTTACCGTTCTTATCTGGAAAGCTCACTGAAAGACCTTTCGGTTTGTCATGGTGGGTATTTTGCACAAGATAATAGCGAGTCCGATGAAGCCATCGAGCAAGAAGTTGCTGAAATCCTTCACGATAAAGAAACCTTGTTGAGCTTAGATAACACAAGACGTTTTATTTTCTCAAAGTGGACATTGCGTGAAGGCTGGGATAACCCAAATGTTTTTCAGATTTGTAAACTGCGTTCAAGCGGCTCACAGACATCCAAACTGCAAGAGGTTGGCCGTGGGTTACGTTTACCAGTAAATGAGTTTATGAGTCGGGTTAAAAATGAATCCTTCGACCTTTACTACTATGTGGACTTTTCAGAGCGTGATTTTGCTGAACAGCTAGTCAATGAAATTAATGAAAAATCAGGCCAAACACCGGTTGAAGAACTCACTAAGCTGACCGATGAAGTTGTGCAAAGAATTGTTGCCAAGTATCCCGAACAATCCGCAGATTCCATTCGCAATACTCTGGGTGAGGCTGGGGCGATTGATTTTTCAGGAAACTTCAAGGAAGGCGGTTTAGACATTATCAAAGCTGAGTTCCCAAACGCCTTTGAAGCGACAGGCGGCTTGAAAAAAGGCAAGGTTCGCGTTGAAGGGAAAACAAAGTCAAAGGCTTCTATCCGTATTGGAAAATACAACGAACTTCGAGAGCTTTGGGAAGCAATCAACCAGCGTGTGATCCTTGAATATAAGATTGACGATGAATACAAATTTCAGACTATCTTCGAGTCTTACCTTCTGGACAACCAAGAAACATTTAAACCACGAGGCAGCATAACTCAAACTAAGCGACTAACCTTTGACCAAGGGCTTGCTTCATTACAAGAAGAAGATGACCTTAACAATGAAATTTTACCGATAGTAACCCTTCATTACAGACAGTTTATTGAAGAGCTGGCCGTATTGCTTGGTGTAAACATGATAACGCTACACAAAGCATTCTTGGCGGTCAAAGACGACTTGAACATTAACGATTATTTGAGTCACCAAACCATCCGAACCATCAAGGCACAGTTCCACAAATACTTATTGGATCACGCTTTCAGTAAATTCCATATTGGATACCAACAAGTATCTAACAAAGTTCATCCTACAGTGTTTACCAACGAAAAAGGAAAGCCTCTTACTAACATCCCCGCTCATAATTTAGGGGGTCACTTTGATGATTCAAAACCTGCGGACCAATACTTGTTTGAAGAAGTTTTCTACGACTCTCCCCTTGAGCAAGAAAACATTAAAAAGTCGATTACTGGAGTCTCTGTATTTACAAAAATTCCACGTAATTCAATACGCATTCCTGTAGCGGGAGGCGGTACTTATTCGCCTGACTTTGCTTATGTTATTGAGTACGATGGAGGTCAGAAACAGCTTAATCTTATCATTGAGACAAAGGACAAAGAAAAACGCGCTCTGTTTGATGATGAAAAGCAAAAGCTCAAACATGCACAGAAATTGTTCAGCTCACTGAAGAAAGGTTTTGAAGTCCGATTTGAAACGCAATTTAAGAATACTCAGATCAAAGAACTTCTTCAAAGTGCTATAAAAAACTAG
- a CDS encoding fructosamine kinase family protein: protein MNWSALSQVLSTEHGLNLHIETASPIGGGDIHQAFHVKTLDDTYFLKVNHTDSLPLFETEAHSLQAILDTGVLDVPKPLAYGIADGRAFLLLSYFHMVREGDDDQRGRDLALLHHQINDDKQFGWFEDNYIGHTLQKNPWHNDWISFYREARLLPQLELANTNGASNQLVDAGKRLADELPKFFQEYHPEASLLHGDLWGGNSAFLTTGEAVFFDPASYYGDRETDLAMTELFGGFSRAFYEGYNSVFPIDKGYQMRKPLYQLYHQLNHFNLFGGHYQQQSLHTIESLLKIPR from the coding sequence ATGAATTGGTCAGCACTTTCTCAAGTTTTAAGCACTGAACATGGCCTTAATCTGCATATCGAAACCGCCTCACCTATCGGAGGCGGAGACATTCATCAGGCATTTCATGTTAAAACACTGGATGACACCTACTTTCTGAAAGTAAACCATACTGATAGCCTTCCCTTGTTTGAAACAGAAGCTCACAGTCTTCAAGCGATTCTCGATACAGGCGTGCTTGATGTACCCAAGCCACTTGCATACGGCATCGCCGATGGTAGAGCTTTTTTGCTTTTGTCCTATTTTCATATGGTTAGGGAAGGAGATGATGATCAACGCGGCAGAGATTTGGCCTTGTTGCACCATCAAATAAACGACGACAAGCAATTCGGCTGGTTTGAAGACAACTACATTGGCCACACCTTACAAAAAAATCCATGGCATAACGACTGGATCAGTTTCTATCGTGAAGCCAGGCTGCTTCCTCAACTTGAATTGGCAAATACTAATGGTGCCAGCAACCAACTAGTGGATGCCGGTAAGCGGTTGGCAGATGAACTCCCTAAATTTTTTCAGGAATATCACCCGGAAGCTTCTTTATTGCACGGCGACCTTTGGGGCGGTAACAGCGCGTTTCTGACGACAGGCGAAGCGGTGTTTTTTGATCCCGCCAGTTATTATGGTGACCGTGAAACCGATTTAGCAATGACTGAACTGTTTGGTGGTTTCTCCAGAGCATTTTATGAAGGCTACAATAGCGTATTTCCTATCGACAAAGGTTATCAGATGCGTAAACCTTTGTATCAACTCTACCATCAGCTAAACCACTTCAATTTGTTCGGTGGGCATTATCAGCAACAGTCTCTGCACACCATAGAATCCCTGCTGAAAATTCCCCGCTAA
- a CDS encoding TetR/AcrR family transcriptional regulator encodes MKTKKGEKEKLRSVILEKAIAYLKKHGQGGSGTEHIMKYMGLTRGALYSHFHSKADLFAQAVCYDLAKLEDSLLMRFQRDGDDAIKKIIEDHLSESSLYNVETSCAFTSLSTDMQRSDEEYRSQYEKYMDRIYALFARALKDQFPNDTEFQSHEKALNLYSGLVGTLTMARTMSDPKKAKEILESGKKFLISQFMKN; translated from the coding sequence TTGAAAACCAAAAAAGGTGAAAAAGAAAAACTGCGCTCAGTTATTTTGGAAAAAGCCATTGCCTACCTAAAAAAACATGGGCAAGGAGGCTCTGGGACTGAGCATATTATGAAGTACATGGGATTAACACGTGGTGCTCTGTACAGTCACTTTCATTCGAAGGCCGACCTTTTTGCGCAGGCAGTTTGTTATGATTTGGCAAAACTTGAAGACAGTCTTTTAATGAGGTTTCAGCGGGATGGCGACGACGCAATAAAAAAAATTATTGAAGACCATTTGTCTGAAAGCAGTTTATATAATGTGGAAACGAGTTGTGCATTTACATCTCTTAGCACGGATATGCAGCGTAGTGATGAAGAGTACCGCAGTCAATATGAAAAATATATGGACAGGATTTATGCTCTCTTCGCGCGCGCGTTAAAGGATCAGTTTCCTAATGACACTGAATTTCAGAGTCATGAGAAGGCGCTAAACTTATACTCAGGCTTAGTAGGGACACTAACAATGGCAAGGACTATGAGCGACCCGAAAAAGGCGAAAGAAATTCTAGAGTCGGGCAAAAAGTTTTTAATCAGTCAATTTATGAAGAATTGA
- a CDS encoding nuclear transport factor 2 family protein: MPQQETLDLIEKYIQSSNNNDIETFSSCFKEDATVLDEGQKLQGKQAIIEWFLRNKQRYQHQTKPLNIEVSNKEALLTASVNGKFEGSPITLKYRIKLESGLIQDLRIA, from the coding sequence ATGCCGCAACAAGAAACTTTAGATTTAATTGAAAAATACATCCAATCATCAAACAACAATGATATTGAAACTTTTTCTTCCTGTTTCAAGGAAGATGCAACGGTGCTGGACGAGGGGCAAAAATTACAAGGCAAGCAAGCTATAATTGAGTGGTTCTTACGTAACAAGCAAAGATATCAACACCAAACCAAACCTTTGAACATTGAGGTTTCTAATAAAGAAGCACTTTTAACCGCATCCGTTAATGGAAAATTTGAAGGAAGCCCTATTACGCTTAAGTACCGAATCAAATTAGAGTCTGGCCTTATTCAAGATCTCAGAATTGCGTAA
- a CDS encoding FMN-dependent NADH-azoreductase, whose amino-acid sequence MATLLRIDSSALSQGSNSKYLADQYQAEWLGNHPQGKVIHHDLGVNPPSHLSEATIQAMYTPAESRSADQNAQLNESNQALQDMREADTLLISAPMYNFGIPSSLKAYLDQVVRVGETFTYTENGPKGLLEGKQAIVILTSGGNYTESPYNQFDHVTPYLNTVLGFIGITDVKVVAAPDMANNDNKSTSLNRAEEALLEAV is encoded by the coding sequence ATGGCAACCCTACTTAGAATCGACAGCAGCGCTTTATCACAAGGATCTAATTCCAAATATCTGGCAGATCAATATCAAGCGGAATGGCTGGGCAACCATCCACAAGGCAAGGTTATCCATCACGATTTGGGCGTTAACCCACCTTCACATTTGTCCGAAGCCACCATTCAGGCTATGTACACACCTGCAGAAAGCCGTAGTGCAGACCAAAACGCACAGCTGAATGAATCAAACCAAGCGCTACAAGATATGCGCGAAGCCGACACTTTATTGATTAGCGCGCCGATGTATAACTTCGGCATTCCCTCTTCTTTGAAGGCTTACTTGGATCAAGTCGTACGCGTTGGCGAAACCTTCACTTATACAGAAAATGGCCCTAAAGGGTTGTTGGAAGGCAAGCAGGCAATTGTGATTTTGACTTCCGGCGGAAACTACACGGAATCGCCCTATAATCAATTTGATCACGTGACCCCTTATCTGAATACGGTTTTAGGCTTTATCGGGATTACAGATGTTAAGGTAGTTGCGGCGCCAGACATGGCTAACAATGATAATAAATCGACTTCGTTGAACCGTGCTGAAGAAGCATTATTGGAAGCGGTTTAA